CAGCTACAGTTAGCAAAGGTGAGATTACCAGCATTATTGAAGCTTCTGGTCAAGTCATGGCCCAAGAAACTGCGGATTTAACATTTAGTGCTACTGGTAAAATTGCCTGGGTTGGAGTTAAAAAAGGTGACCAGATTAGTAGGTGGCAAGCTTTAGCTAGCTTGGATCAGCGGGAACTGCAGAAACAACTTAAAAAAGCTTTGCTTACCCAGCAAACAACTCGGAATAATTTTGAAAATACCATTGTTGATTATGATTACGGAATTAGCTCAGTCAATAATTATGATATTCAAACTAGAGGCGATGAAGACTTGGTGATCAAGCGGCTACTTATAAATAATCAAATTTCTTTAGATAGTGCAACGCTGGATGTAGAAATAGCCGATTTAGCCAGAGACTATGCTACTTTGATTAGTCCCATTTCAGGTACTGTAGTCAATGATGGTAGTCTAAAACCCGGGCAGTGGTTAACAGCTGCCAATCTTAGCAGTAAAGCAATTCGGATTACTGACCTTTCAACGCTTTATTTTCAGGCTAATATTGATGAAGCTGATTATGCCAATATCCAAATTGGCCAAGCAGTTATCATTACCTTAGATAGTTTTCCTGACAAAAAAATAAATGGCACAGTGACTTTTATTGGCAAAGAAGGTGTCAAAAAAACTG
This region of Candidatus Beckwithbacteria bacterium genomic DNA includes:
- a CDS encoding efflux RND transporter periplasmic adaptor subunit — translated: MNKIFAWFWNHKFRSIILLLIIGAVIFYVIKKNQPPKVETATVSKGEITSIIEASGQVMAQETADLTFSATGKIAWVGVKKGDQISRWQALASLDQRELQKQLKKALLTQQTTRNNFENTIVDYDYGISSVNNYDIQTRGDEDLVIKRLLINNQISLDSATLDVEIADLARDYATLISPISGTVVNDGSLKPGQWLTAANLSSKAIRITDLSTLYFQANIDEADYANIQIGQAVIITLDSFPDKKINGTVTFIGKEGVKKTGGSVQIPIDIAMTNAPLGVVTELNGDVNVILQKKNNVLKLDKTFVHKEDDKYSVNILDNNKVISRPVKIGLIGPDNYEIISGLAEGDQVVNVVK